The following are encoded together in the Oncorhynchus masou masou isolate Uvic2021 chromosome 5, UVic_Omas_1.1, whole genome shotgun sequence genome:
- the LOC135526064 gene encoding Golgi apparatus membrane protein TVP23 homolog A-like isoform X3 has protein sequence MKQGGLVDDTEDVELDFSTEEEEQRALRGAKIRHPLASFLHLFFRVAAIVTYLLCDWFTKSFTSCFIMIITLLSCDFWSVKNVTGRLLVGLRWWNQIDEDGRSLWVFEDSKSSPQAGGTEVEARIFWSGLIICPLIWTWCFFFTTLFCLNADWLVLVVASISLQGANLYGYLRCKNRRTGSPPTSPSSFLQGQHFLQRPDIISRML, from the exons ATGAAACAG GGTGGTCTCGTGGACGACACGGAGGATGTGGAGTTGGATTTCAGTAccgaggaggaggagcagagagcgCTCAGGGGAGCAAAGATCCG ACACCCCCTCGCCTCCTTCCTGCACCTGTTCTTCCGAGTGGCTGCCATAGTAACCTACCTGCTCTGTGATTGGTTCACCAAGAGCTTTACTTCCTGCTTCATTATGATCATCACTCTGCTGTCCTGTGACTTCTGGTCCGTTaag AATGTGACAGGCAGGTTGTTGGTGGGTCTGCGATGGTGGAACCAGATCGACGAGGATGGGAGGAGCCTCTGGGTGTTTGAGGACAGCAAG tcctctccccagGCCGGTGGTACGGAGGTGGAGGCCAGGATCTTCTGGTCGGGTCTGATCATCTGTCCTCTCATCTGGACCTGGTGCTTCTTCTTCACCACCCTGTTCTGTCTGAACGCAGACtggctg gtgttGGTGGTAGCCAGTATCTCTCTCCAGGGGGCTAATCTCTATGGTTACCTGCGCTGCAAGAACAGGCGGACAGGAAGTCCCCCcacatccccttcctccttcctgcAGGGACAGCACTTCCTCCAGCGG